DNA from Xylanivirga thermophila:
TGCTACTACAGGGGTGGTATTGCCGTCTTTAATCATTGTCATACTAATATCGAGTATATTTTCAAAATTTAATGATAAGCCTGTAGTTAAGGGTATATTCTGCGGTATACGACCTGCCGTAGTAGCTCTTATTGCAGGGGCAGCTGTAATTGTAAGTCAGACATCCATATTCAAAGGGGCATTTAATGCACAAAATTTTTCGATGTTATTCACAAAACCTTCGGCATTTGTGGATATACCGAGTCTAGCCATAATGTTGGGCAGTATATTTGTAATGGTAAAGTTAAAATGGCACCCCATCTTAACCATATTTGCTTCGGGAGCAGCAGGGATATTGTTGTTTTATGTTATGAATCTATAGCTTACACCTTTATACGGGTCCATCTGCCGGATCGAAAACGTATATAGATTAGTACAGATCTTATAAATTGATCTGCTGCTAATGCAATCCATGCACCGATTAATCCCCAATTGGCCCAGTTGACAAGTATAAATGCCAATATTGGTCTTATTATTAGGACGCCAACTAGGATGGATAGTGCAGGCCATTTTGTATCTCCGGCACCCCTTAAACCGCCTGCTAGTATTTGAAAAGATGCCTGGCTAGGTTGTATAATGGCTACTATTTTAAGCACGGTGCTTCCTGCTTTCATTATATCAGGATCCGGGTTAAACAGCCATACAAGTTGCTTGCCTAAAAAGAAGAATATGCCTGCTATAAAAAATGCAACTACAGCCCCCATATGTCTAGTTTGATCAGCATATGCCTTGGCCTTTTCGATATCCTTTTCTCCTAGGCTTTGGCCTATTAATGTGGTTGCAGCTATACCAAAGGCCTGACCATTCATAAAGGATAGGCTTAGTATATTAAGTCCTATTTGATGGGTAGCAAATGCTACGGTACCTAGGCCTGCTACTATGCGGGTATATATTAAAAGCCCTAGCCTTAAGGCCATCTGTTCGCCTGCAGATGGAAGACCTATGCGAATTATACGTTTTATAGCTTTAAAATCGGGCTTAAAATATCTAGCCATGGATTTTATAGGAGGTAGATAGAGGTATTGGCGCCTTCGAAACAGTATATATAGGGAGATCACAAATGATACAATATAACCAATAACGGTGGCTATAGCCGCTCCATCTACTTCCAAGCGGGGGAAACCAAGTTTCCCGTATATAAGAAGATAGTTAAATATTATATTTACTACATTTGCTATTACATTCAAATACATAGATGCCTTGGTATTTCCAGCTCCCCTTAATGCTGCTGTTATACATAGGGGTATACAGGTAAATATAAATCCTGACATTATTATCTTAAAATAGCTCCCGCCCACTTTGGCAACATCCTCTTCGCCACCCATTAAAATGACCATATCATGGGCAAATATAATGCCTAAAATAGAGATGGCTATGGAAAGGAATATAGTAAGTATCATACTTTGATAGAGTACCTTATTGGCTTCCTCTTGTTTGCCTTCACCTTTTAGACGTGCTACCAATGCAGTAGTGCCCACATTTAGGGCTATAAATGCTGATAACATTAAAAACCTTGGTTGATTAGTAATGCCTACGGCGGCTATGGCATAGGCTCCAAGTCGTCCTACCATTATCATGTCGGCCATTTGACATACTGTGACCAGTATGAGCTCTATAATAGACGGCCATGCGATAGCCAGTATTTCCCTATTTAAAATTTTTTTATCAAGCTTTTTGCTATGTGTTACTACATGTTCTGAAGCTGCATCGCAGCATTCACAATTGTCCATTATTGATTTTTCACCTCATTAATATTAAGACCCCTATATGCGCCATATCGTGGAAGCGCTTTCATATGATAATAGTAACACAAAAAAGGGGCATCGGCAAATTAGGTATTGGTATAAAAATGCTTATTTTAATGAATTTGTGTTAAAATAGGGTAAATAGATATTAGAAAAGGTGAAAATATGAGAATTTTTATAGCTATTGAGCTTGATAATGCATTAAAGGAAGATATATACAAAAAGGTATGTTTAATAAAGGAAAAAAGTCTAAAGGGTAATTTTACAAAGAAGGATAATCTGCATATAACTATCCGTTTCCTAGGGGAAATAGATAATCACGAAGTGGATCGTGTAAAGGGGGCTATGGAGCAGGCTGCCGAAAAAATTAAGCCTTTTGATATTACTTTGGGTCAGTTAGGCAAGTTTGACAGAGGCAATTCCTGTATATTATGGTCAGGCGTGGATAAGGGATTAGGCCATATGAAAAGCGTATTTCATATGCTGGATGAAGAGCTTTTTTTGCAGAAATTTAAAAAGGAATACCGTCCTTTTAAACCCCATATAACCTTGGGGCGGGAGGTAGTGCTAGATTGCCCATTAAAAACCGTTTCCCAGGAAATAGGAATAGATAAAATGGGTATGACGGTGGAGAAAATAACTCTTATGGAGAGTATAAGAAGACAGGGGCAATTGATCTATATTCCAATATTCAGAAGTCACTTCATAAAATGAATATATACCAATAAATTGAACATATACATATAATGAATATGTTCAATTTGTTTGGAGGAATACTTATGGATGATTTTATGACACCCGAGATGCTTACTACATTTGCAGGATTGACCATTGCAGTTGGAATAATAGTTCAGTTTACAAAACCCATTATAAAAAGGCGATTTAGTGATCTAGGGGTAAGAATTTATGTGTTTATAATATCCTTCATATTGACCATGCTCTTTGCAAATAGTGGTTTTACAGCACAGGGTATAGTACTTACCCTCATAAATTCCATATTAGTTTGTATGTCAGCGATGGGAGGATACGAGATCATGTCAGATCCAATGGCACAAAAGAAAAAATAACTATTGATTATAATATTGATATAACATATAATATTACATAATCAATAAATATGGATCATGAGGGAGTAGTTGGCATCCTATAAGGGTGTGGTATAGTCAACATACTGATGGAAACATCTGGCTTACCTTAAATAATGAGACTCGTGTATAACATTTTTATGCTATACATAGGTCTCTTTTTTTATGTAAGAGCTGTTATATGAGGAGTGAATTATATGAATATGTTGTCATTAATATTAATAGCAATCGGTCTATCTATGGATGCCTTTGCGGTAGCAATAAGCAATGGCATCTCTATGAAAAAGGTCAGTATAAAGGATGCGTCTAGAATAGCGGCATTCTTTGGTGTCTTTCAGGCTATAATGCCAATGTTAGGTTGGGCTGCAGGGGTGGGATTTAAAGACTATATAACCAATATAGATCATTGGATAGCCTTTATCCTTTTGACTTTTATCGGCGGGAAGATGATCTATGATGCAGTTAAGGAGGACAAGCTAGAGGCGGGAGAGGTGGACAAAAGTACCAATGGGAGATTAAGTGTTAAAATGCTTTTTCTATTGGCAATTGCCACTAGTATAGATGCTATGGCCGTAGGAATAAGTTTTGCTTTTCTCGATGTTCCAATTATAAATTCATCTTTAATGATAGGAATAATAACCTTTTTTATATCCTTTGCAGGTGTTTTTATAGGTGCAGAATGTGGTAATCTTTTTCAGAAAAAGGCTGAGGTAATGGGAGGATTTATTCTAATGATAATAGGGTTTAAGATACTTGCGGAGCATACAAAACTGGAATTTATATCGAGAATTTTCAGATAGATATATTTAGAAACACGAAGGCCGTCCTAAAGGACGGCCTTCACTTATATATGAAATTGGGGGAAAACTTATTTATCTATTTTCTATTATAGATAATAGCAGAAATATAAGAACAAGGCATTAAGATTTTGTGAATATTTTGTGAACATTATTAGTCCATATAATGGGCAATGTAAAAAGGGGATAATATGCTATAATAAAAATGGGAGGGATATACATGGATAGAAAGAATCTCATCTTAAAGGCTTTAGAAGCACGTAAGCATGCATATGTGCCATATTCAAAATTTCGCGTGGGGGCAGCAGTGCTAACCGATGAAGGGAAAATATTCACCGGATGTAATATTGAAAACGTTAGCTATGGTGATACCTGTTGTGCAGAAAGGGTGGCGATTTTTAAAGCCATCTCTGAAGGTAATACAAATTTCAAAGGTATTGCCGTTGCTTCAGATTCTCCTGATTTTATATTTCCCTGTGGAATGTGCTTGCAGGTATTAGTTGAGTTTAAAGTGCCCCTAATCATTGTAGGAAATGTGGACGGACAGCATAAGGAGTTTATTACCACTGAGTTGATGCCCTATGCGTTTGATGAAATAAAAATATAGAACACAATTGGGAGAAAAGCTGTAATTGACCATGTAATTAATGATGTATAAAAAATTGTAAGGTTCGAAAAAAAAGTTTGTTGTTTTATATGAATTGTCACCATATAATATTAATACAGGCAAGAATTAATAAATAGAAAATATTGTTTGCAATATTATCTGTGTAAACAATATTTTAGAAAAGGTGGGGGAAATTATGGATGTGCATATAATAAAGAGGCGCACATTCAAAAAGACATTTTTGTCATATACAGTGATACTTATTATTCCCATTTTTATCTTTTTATATATATCGCTTCAAAATGTAATGAATAATAATTATAAAAAATTGATAGAAATGCATGAATCGGATACAGAACGGGTTGCGGCCACTATTGATTCTAAATTGATGGAGTGTATGCATATAGGAGATAAATTGTATCATTCTAATTGGATCAGTAAATTTATGATAGATATAGATGTGTTTGATGATGAGTTTGGTTCACTGAGGAGGCAGGAGATTTGCCAAGATCTCAACAATTATACGGCTTTTACAGGAATATTATCAAATATTGCTGTTGTTTTTCCATATAAGGATCTTGTTGTATCACAACGGGGGTGGTACCAAAAGGATGCTTATTTTTCCGATATTATAAAGATAAAGGAGCATGATATAGAAAAAATATATTCAAATATGGATGACTATGCATATTTTAGATTAATGGAAGACACCAAGGTAACTGCGGTGAATGATGAAGATAAATATATAGTAATATGCCAGAGTCTAGAACTATATAACAAACCTCGGGCTGTGTTATTATTTTTTATAGATGAAAGATATTTGACATCATATATCAAGAAGATCACATCTCCCAATTTACAAAACATTGTAATTACCAGTAACGATATGGAGATATTTAATCAGGATGTTCATAATAATAAAGAGAAAACAGGCAATGAGTTAATATTTACTACTAAGTCTAGTGTTATGTCTTGGGAGTATAAGTGCATATATAATGATTATAATTTACCGATACAATCTGATCAGCTATTTCCTTTATATATTGGTATTGTTTTTTCGCTTATACTAGGTGCTTTTATGGCATTAATACTAGCTACCATAAGCTATAAGCCATTATACAGTTTATTAAATAGAATATTTAGATACGATGAAGCGCAGGGAATGCTAGAAACTACATCGGACAAAAATATGCATGAATATAGAATAATAGAGAATTCTTTTGATAGGCTTGTAGATGAAAATGAAGCTATAATAAACAGGATGAAAAACTATGAAAGTGCAGCCAAATCTAATATGCTTTTGAAACTGCTCAAGGGTTTTTTTAATGATGATAAGCTGGAAGATAAACTTAACGAGATAGGTTTAAATTATACAGATGATGACTATTTTTGTGTTGCCCTTATTAATATATCCCAAACTGCTCAAAATGATGGTGAAAATATTATAAAGAAAAGACAGGAGATCATTAATCTGATTCTTACTATAGAACAGAATACAGACCAAATGGGAATAGATTGTCAAATACTTGATGTGCTAGATGATGCTATTGGGTTAATTTTTGCTTTTGATTATATACAGTCAAATAGTGAAGTTATAGACCAGTTGCTTTTTAAGGCAAAATCTAGCATGGAGAAATCCGGCAATGTACAATTGGTCATATCTATGGGTAATATGGAGCAGGGCATAATAGGGATAAGTAAATCCTATCAGATGGCCAGAGAAAACATGGAATATATGCTATTTGAAAGTGATTTTGTAAAGGACAATAAAAATATGCTTGAAAAGGAATTGTACTACTATCCGACAGATTGGGAGATACAGCTTATAAATAATCTTAAAGTGGGTAATTTGGATACTGTAACCAAGATTATATATGAGATAAGATTGGAGAATGAAAAGAGAGATTTACCGCTAGATTCAATGATTAGACTGGTTACATTGATAATGGAAACGGAGCTTAGGGTGCTTGATGAGCTTAATATTGATGTGGGACTTTACCAAAATGAATTTAATGGGATATTGGCATCGGAAAATATGGATGAGATATGGTCGTATATATACGAAATTAGTGATAGGGTGTGCGATAGAAGGCAATATGCCAATACTACTTCAAACTTGGAAATAGGTAATAATATCCTTGAGTATATTAATAAAAACTATAATGATCCTAATCTGGCACTTAAG
Protein-coding regions in this window:
- a CDS encoding chromate transporter, which gives rise to MIYWKLMAVFFKIGLFSFGGGYAMVPMIENEISKNGWITSREFADIIAIAEMTPGPIAVNSATFVGYKTAGILGSLCATTGVVLPSLIIVILISSIFSKFNDKPVVKGIFCGIRPAVVALIAGAAVIVSQTSIFKGAFNAQNFSMLFTKPSAFVDIPSLAIMLGSIFVMVKLKWHPILTIFASGAAGILLFYVMNL
- a CDS encoding MATE family efflux transporter → MDNCECCDAASEHVVTHSKKLDKKILNREILAIAWPSIIELILVTVCQMADMIMVGRLGAYAIAAVGITNQPRFLMLSAFIALNVGTTALVARLKGEGKQEEANKVLYQSMILTIFLSIAISILGIIFAHDMVILMGGEEDVAKVGGSYFKIIMSGFIFTCIPLCITAALRGAGNTKASMYLNVIANVVNIIFNYLLIYGKLGFPRLEVDGAAIATVIGYIVSFVISLYILFRRRQYLYLPPIKSMARYFKPDFKAIKRIIRIGLPSAGEQMALRLGLLIYTRIVAGLGTVAFATHQIGLNILSLSFMNGQAFGIAATTLIGQSLGEKDIEKAKAYADQTRHMGAVVAFFIAGIFFFLGKQLVWLFNPDPDIMKAGSTVLKIVAIIQPSQASFQILAGGLRGAGDTKWPALSILVGVLIIRPILAFILVNWANWGLIGAWIALAADQFIRSVLIYIRFRSGRWTRIKV
- the thpR gene encoding RNA 2',3'-cyclic phosphodiesterase yields the protein MRIFIAIELDNALKEDIYKKVCLIKEKSLKGNFTKKDNLHITIRFLGEIDNHEVDRVKGAMEQAAEKIKPFDITLGQLGKFDRGNSCILWSGVDKGLGHMKSVFHMLDEELFLQKFKKEYRPFKPHITLGREVVLDCPLKTVSQEIGIDKMGMTVEKITLMESIRRQGQLIYIPIFRSHFIK
- a CDS encoding manganese efflux pump MntP — translated: MNMLSLILIAIGLSMDAFAVAISNGISMKKVSIKDASRIAAFFGVFQAIMPMLGWAAGVGFKDYITNIDHWIAFILLTFIGGKMIYDAVKEDKLEAGEVDKSTNGRLSVKMLFLLAIATSIDAMAVGISFAFLDVPIINSSLMIGIITFFISFAGVFIGAECGNLFQKKAEVMGGFILMIIGFKILAEHTKLEFISRIFR
- a CDS encoding cytidine deaminase, producing the protein MDRKNLILKALEARKHAYVPYSKFRVGAAVLTDEGKIFTGCNIENVSYGDTCCAERVAIFKAISEGNTNFKGIAVASDSPDFIFPCGMCLQVLVEFKVPLIIVGNVDGQHKEFITTELMPYAFDEIKI
- a CDS encoding helix-turn-helix transcriptional regulator — protein: MDVHIIKRRTFKKTFLSYTVILIIPIFIFLYISLQNVMNNNYKKLIEMHESDTERVAATIDSKLMECMHIGDKLYHSNWISKFMIDIDVFDDEFGSLRRQEICQDLNNYTAFTGILSNIAVVFPYKDLVVSQRGWYQKDAYFSDIIKIKEHDIEKIYSNMDDYAYFRLMEDTKVTAVNDEDKYIVICQSLELYNKPRAVLLFFIDERYLTSYIKKITSPNLQNIVITSNDMEIFNQDVHNNKEKTGNELIFTTKSSVMSWEYKCIYNDYNLPIQSDQLFPLYIGIVFSLILGAFMALILATISYKPLYSLLNRIFRYDEAQGMLETTSDKNMHEYRIIENSFDRLVDENEAIINRMKNYESAAKSNMLLKLLKGFFNDDKLEDKLNEIGLNYTDDDYFCVALINISQTAQNDGENIIKKRQEIINLILTIEQNTDQMGIDCQILDVLDDAIGLIFAFDYIQSNSEVIDQLLFKAKSSMEKSGNVQLVISMGNMEQGIIGISKSYQMARENMEYMLFESDFVKDNKNMLEKELYYYPTDWEIQLINNLKVGNLDTVTKIIYEIRLENEKRDLPLDSMIRLVTLIMETELRVLDELNIDVGLYQNEFNGILASENMDEIWSYIYEISDRVCDRRQYANTTSNLEIGNNILEYINKNYNDPNLALKELAQIFNMSVSSLSKLFKEVTGINYYDYLCRIRMEQAKELLKDSKNAIGKVASEVGYENEYSFKRAFKRYEGISPSDYIYKIAEGDSK